The Polaribacter sp. KT25b genome contains the following window.
AAAATAGCATTAAGTTTTGAACTTGATTTACAGGAGTCTAAAAACAATATAAAAAGCGCTATTACAATATCTGGCGAAACAAAAAATATTGACTCTTTAATTATAAGAGCAAAAAAAGGAGTTTTGTCTATAATTAAAATTTCAAAAAACTATCAGAATAAATAAATTATGAAAACAATAATTACAACACTTGCTATTTTTATAGTAACAACTATTTCGGCACAAGAATTTATTGGAAAAGCAATTTATAAAACCAGTAGAAAATCGAATGTTAAATTTGGCGGAGAAAATTCAACAATGTCAGAGAAACAGACAAAAGAAATTGAAGCTAGATTGCAAAAAATGAATCAGAAAACATTTATTCTTCAGTTTGATAAAAGCACTTCTATTTATAAAGAAGAAGTAACTTTAAGTGTTCCAAAACCTAGCGCAAAAGGTGTAAAAGTAGTGTCGTTTTTTTCTGGAGATGATACAGAATCTGTTTATTACAAAAATTTAAAAGAAAAAAGATTTGCTAATAAAACCGCAATAATGGGTAAACCTTTTTTAGTAAAAGATTCTTTACCAATTTATGAATGGCAATTATCATCAGAAACAAAAAATATTGGTTTGTATACTTGTTTTAAAGCTAGTTTTTCTAAAGATGTAGAAAATATAACTACTACTTTAGTAAACGGGAAGTTAGAAGAAGTTAAGAAAATCGAAACAATTGTAACAACAGCTTGGTACACAATGCAAGTGCCAATTAGTAACGGACCAAGTACTTTTTATGGTTTGCCAGGTTTAATTTTAGAAATTAATGATGGAACTAAAATGATTGTTTGTACAGAAATTATTATGAATCCATCAGAAAAAATTAAAATTGAAGAACCAGAGAAAGGAAAAATCGTAAATCAGGCAGATTTTGATGAAATTAGTGAAAAAAAATCGAAAGAAATGATGGAACGTTTTAGCGGTAGAGAAGGTGTTGATATTGGAAATGGTGTAAATATTAGAATGATTGGTAATTAAAAATTTAATTTTTTTTAATTAGAATTAAACCTTTAAGTTTATTTTAAGTCTAACAAGAAATTTTTAGAATTACTTTTGATTAAAAAATAAACAGAATTATATGAAATCATTATTTACAATCCTTTTTGCACTAGTAACAATAACAACTTTTGCTCAGAAAGATTTTCAAGGAAAAGCAATTTACATGTCTAAAACTTCTATTGATTTAGATAATTTTGGAGGCAGAGATGGAAGGCAAGTGTCTGAGGCTCAGAAAAAACAGTTTTTAGAAAGAATGAAATCTCAATTAGAGAAAACTTTTATTCTAGATTTTGATAAATCTTCATCTCTTTATAAAGAAGATGCTAAATTAGAAGCACCAACAACAGGTGGTGGTAGAGGTCCAAGATTTGGTGGTTTTTCTAGCCAAGGAACAAAATATAAAAACACAAAAGATAAAGTAGCTTTAGAAGCTACAGAATTTTTTGGTAAAAAGTTTTTAATTTCTGATGAAATGGTTCAACCAGAATGGGAACTTGGCGCAGAAACTAAACAAATAGGAAACTATACATGTTATAAAGCAACATTACTTAAAGACCCAAATCCGTTAGACTTTTCTAATTTTAGAAGACCAAGAAATGATGATAAAGATGATAAAAAAGAAGATGCAGAAAAGGAAGAAGTAAAACAAATATTGGTAACAGCATGGTATACACCACAGATACCTGTTAGTAATGGTCCTGGAGAATATTGGGGTTTACCAGGTTTAATTTTAGAAATTAATGAAGGTACAACAACTATTTTATGTACAGAAATAGTAATGAATCCATCAGAAAAAGCTGCAATAGAAGCACCAAAAAAAGGTAAAAAGATTACTAGAGAAAAATATAGCGAAACTGTAACTAAGAAAATGGAAGAGTTGAGACAAAATTTTCAAGGAAGAGGTAATCGTGGTGGAGGAAGAGGACGTAATTAATTACAAATAAAGAACAAACAATATTTATGAAAAAATTATTATTCTTAACCATTTTCATGGTTACATTGGTTTCTAGTGCTCAAATTAAATTAACTGGTGTTGTAAAAGACAGTATTGGTGATCCTTTAGAAATGGCAAATGTTTTAGCTATAAATAAAGTTACCAAAAAAATGGCTTCTTATGGTTTTACAGATGTTAAAGGAAATTATAAATTAGAATTAGGAGCAAATGGTACTTTTGATGTAAAAATAAGTTATGTTGGTATGAAAACTACAGATTTTGTAGTTGAAACAAAATCTGATAATGTTATTAGAAATGTAACTTTAGAATATGATAATGCTCTAAACGGAATTAATATTGTTTCTAAAATGCCGGTTACTATAAAAGGAGATACGATTGTTTATAATGCAGACTCTTTTCAAAATGGTACAGAACGAAAATTAGAAGATGTTCTAAAAAAATTACCAGGTGTAGAAGTTAATGACTCAGGTGAAATTGAAGTAGAAGGAAAAACCGTTGAAAAAATAATGGTTGATGGTAAAGACTTTTTTGATGGAGATACAAAATTAGCAACTAAGAATATTCCTTCTAATGCTGTTGATAAAATTGAAGTTTTAAGAAATTTTGCAGATGTAAGTCAACTTAGTAGTGTGCAAAATAACCAAGATAGAGTTGCCATAAATATTAGATTAAAAGAAGGTAAAAAGAACTTTTGGTTTGGAGATATTACTGCTGGTGCAGGAGATTCACCAGATGATAATTTGTATCTTTTACAACCTAAATTATTCTACTATTCACCAAAATATACCATTAATGTTATTGGTGATGTTAATAATATGGGAGAAGTTGTTTTAGATAGAAGTGATATTAGAAACTTTAGTGGTGGTTTTAGAAGTCAAAGTCCATCAAACGGAACAAATATAAGTTTGGCAAGTGCTGGTATTGGTTTTTTAAACGCAAATGCTAGAAATGCAAATAGAATAGAAACAAAGCTAACTGCATTAAATTTTAGTTATTCGCCAAACCCTAAATTAGATTTAAGCGGATTTTTAATCTTTTCTAGTAATAGTAACGGACAAAGAAATATTAATAATATCGATTATATTGATATTGTTGATGATCCAAATACTGTAGAAGATGAAAGCTCTGTAATACCAGATGATATTGTTGATAGCACTACAGATCAAACAAGTAATACAGGTTTATTTAAGTTTAGTGCAAATTATAAACAAAATGTAAGCAAACAATTTAGCTACGATCTTATTGGTCGTTTCTCAAATGAATATAGAAAAGATGATGTAGACTCTAAAGTTTTAAGTGATATTAGTGAAAACGAAAGAGCAACACCATATAAAATTAATCAAAATTTTAGCTATTTTTATACAGCAAACGAAAAAAATATTTTTGCTTTAGAAGTACAACACTTATTGCAAGATGAAGATCCATTTTATGTAGCTTCTTTAGAAAATGACCCATCAAATAATGATGATGCAAACAATGATGGTTTTGATGATTCTGCAGAAACGTTAGGTTTAGACCAAACTAACTTCTTTTATAAATTAGAACAAGATAGACGTGTAAAATCTAATCAATTAGATGCTAAATTAGATTATTAC
Protein-coding sequences here:
- a CDS encoding GLPGLI family protein, whose translation is MKSLFTILFALVTITTFAQKDFQGKAIYMSKTSIDLDNFGGRDGRQVSEAQKKQFLERMKSQLEKTFILDFDKSSSLYKEDAKLEAPTTGGGRGPRFGGFSSQGTKYKNTKDKVALEATEFFGKKFLISDEMVQPEWELGAETKQIGNYTCYKATLLKDPNPLDFSNFRRPRNDDKDDKKEDAEKEEVKQILVTAWYTPQIPVSNGPGEYWGLPGLILEINEGTTTILCTEIVMNPSEKAAIEAPKKGKKITREKYSETVTKKMEELRQNFQGRGNRGGGRGRN
- a CDS encoding GLPGLI family protein, translating into MKTIITTLAIFIVTTISAQEFIGKAIYKTSRKSNVKFGGENSTMSEKQTKEIEARLQKMNQKTFILQFDKSTSIYKEEVTLSVPKPSAKGVKVVSFFSGDDTESVYYKNLKEKRFANKTAIMGKPFLVKDSLPIYEWQLSSETKNIGLYTCFKASFSKDVENITTTLVNGKLEEVKKIETIVTTAWYTMQVPISNGPSTFYGLPGLILEINDGTKMIVCTEIIMNPSEKIKIEEPEKGKIVNQADFDEISEKKSKEMMERFSGREGVDIGNGVNIRMIGN
- a CDS encoding carboxypeptidase regulatory-like domain-containing protein, translating into MKKLLFLTIFMVTLVSSAQIKLTGVVKDSIGDPLEMANVLAINKVTKKMASYGFTDVKGNYKLELGANGTFDVKISYVGMKTTDFVVETKSDNVIRNVTLEYDNALNGINIVSKMPVTIKGDTIVYNADSFQNGTERKLEDVLKKLPGVEVNDSGEIEVEGKTVEKIMVDGKDFFDGDTKLATKNIPSNAVDKIEVLRNFADVSQLSSVQNNQDRVAINIRLKEGKKNFWFGDITAGAGDSPDDNLYLLQPKLFYYSPKYTINVIGDVNNMGEVVLDRSDIRNFSGGFRSQSPSNGTNISLASAGIGFLNANARNANRIETKLTALNFSYSPNPKLDLSGFLIFSSNSNGQRNINNIDYIDIVDDPNTVEDESSVIPDDIVDSTTDQTSNTGLFKFSANYKQNVSKQFSYDLIGRFSNEYRKDDVDSKVLSDISENERATPYKINQNFSYFYTANEKNIFALEVQHLLQDEDPFYVASLENDPSNNDDANNDGFDDSAETLGLDQTNFFYKLEQDRRVKSNQLDAKLDYYNILNDKSNLNFVFGTIQSVQNFDSKFFQILDNESIYTPTPTIVGNTDPQTTNDTEYTFSDIYTGLRYRLKSGIFTFTPGVTLHAYNVKNTQYQTEIVEDKFQKIFPELSIIAQFKQSESLRFSYKQEVNFTDVNQLARGIVANSYGSYYYGNQDLMNAHIHNVNLNYSSFNLFNYTNVFARINYKKTIDQINSNVIFEPGSVVSSSTSLNSPFDNESLTASGRLGKTFGKFKTSLGANYNLSKTYQFINSLENTNELFSQSYTASLSTNFTKAPNVSLGYSLSLSDQNNSSRPATVKGVTNAPSIGFDAYIWNSLTVRSDFSYNEVKQDGVVANSFKIWDATLAYRKDKDAKWEYELVGSNLLATGSRSTVSTSNIAFTVNETFILPRFVSLRVRYQL